A window of Bacteroidales bacterium contains these coding sequences:
- a CDS encoding CHAT domain-containing protein: MKSAPPLFFLSNFSHSIWLFLSYLIISSGLFLSVPDISAQTANQEELLKQKALLFKNRIEYDSALIYYSKLSDLLETTGDKKEEILNELNFCDIYVLQRNFVQAQAGLEEAANKIHKGFPDDIDLGPELYQVKGSYLLAQGEMDSAKLYLERSIKLRTAHCGTQDTSLHYAYNKLGNLYLAKANYDLAFDCHQTALVLSLKKSNPVNFLTASSYQNLGIAAHMKGDYKLAEDCYTKSLHLKEELFGQNDPALARIYINLGKFSMDLSKYDQALEYYDKAEQLLLSRFDRNDLIFAYVYLNKGNIFTLKGDYEKSISYLSKARSIREKVLGTNNVEVLSALMDLGYVYEKKGELNRAIDFYTQSTKIKDNPFIIKAYRNLGNIYKTLNEPDSADKYYNLSIDFANKFFSGNSYDLALCYQYYGMFLEKSRNNDKSQWYYAKAADIFIQLFGTKNKDLSKIFLLQSEYFLAKADYNSALIKIQGALTALLPGFEESDPRINPKIEDIVLDLYLPNALSLKAKALYLQYLQNKNIKDLNLSLETIDLTLAVIEEIRKTYNEEESQMILNKDARTVIDLGVMVTYSLYKATEDKKYLADAFHFIEKGQAIILLSALRGLDAQSDTDIPHNVLDLENTLSRELATYNGFLYQERQKKVPDPGKLQLWSDKIFSLRLSHDSLLSSYKKSYPEYFRLKYDFTTISADSAIKSLPTDQAIIEYHVTDSLVFGFILSDGLLSAEILGNKSSLIRKLDSLRQFFIRNEYFNAGQQEFEVLTTISTKLYNILILPFEKAIPGKRLIIIPDGELGYLSFDLLLKEKPINKSQGYNDLPWLIRSNPISYSSSSTIHFEQSSQLTRKVTGKLIAFAPSYNYTRNTRNAGLIDSVMLKLSPIKGTKEEINAISGQFQTKKLFDLKATETYFKEHAGEYSILHLAMHTIIDNQNPLYSKLVFTLPEPGSPDDGYLNTYELFGLHLPGQLAVLSACNTGSGKLERGEGIISLARGFFYAGIPSVVMTLWEIEDHSSANLMAMFYENLKIGLPNDIALQRAKIAYLEGAGKLQSHPYFWAGYVCIGKTDPVIYTTTAWKPLHFVLITGGILLFFTIIYFFINRRVYFHIKWY, from the coding sequence ATGAAAAGCGCACCTCCTCTTTTCTTTCTTTCTAACTTCAGTCATTCGATCTGGCTTTTCTTGAGCTATCTGATCATTTCTTCGGGTTTGTTTCTGTCAGTTCCCGATATTTCTGCACAAACCGCAAACCAGGAAGAATTACTTAAACAAAAAGCCCTTCTATTTAAAAACAGGATCGAATATGACAGCGCCCTTATCTATTATAGTAAATTAAGTGATTTACTTGAAACGACAGGAGATAAAAAAGAGGAAATCCTGAACGAGTTAAACTTTTGCGACATTTATGTTCTACAGAGAAATTTCGTACAGGCGCAGGCAGGTTTGGAAGAAGCTGCAAATAAAATTCACAAAGGGTTTCCAGACGATATCGACCTTGGACCCGAACTTTACCAGGTGAAAGGCAGTTATCTGCTTGCACAAGGGGAAATGGATTCTGCAAAACTTTATCTTGAACGATCCATCAAATTAAGAACCGCTCACTGTGGAACACAGGATACATCTTTGCATTATGCATACAATAAACTGGGAAATCTCTACCTGGCAAAGGCAAACTATGATTTAGCCTTTGATTGCCATCAAACAGCATTAGTGCTTTCCCTGAAAAAGAGCAATCCCGTAAATTTCTTAACGGCCTCTTCTTACCAGAACCTGGGTATTGCCGCGCACATGAAAGGTGATTACAAACTGGCTGAAGACTGTTATACCAAATCATTGCACCTCAAGGAAGAGCTATTTGGTCAGAACGATCCTGCACTGGCTAGGATTTATATAAATCTCGGCAAGTTTTCCATGGACCTTTCTAAATATGACCAGGCACTCGAATATTATGATAAAGCTGAGCAACTGCTTTTATCTCGTTTTGACCGGAATGATTTAATCTTTGCTTATGTTTATTTGAATAAAGGAAATATATTTACGCTAAAAGGAGATTATGAGAAATCCATCAGTTATTTATCAAAAGCCCGTTCCATACGTGAAAAAGTTTTAGGCACTAATAATGTGGAAGTCTTAAGTGCGTTAATGGATTTAGGCTATGTTTATGAAAAGAAAGGTGAATTAAACAGGGCCATTGATTTCTATACCCAATCCACGAAAATTAAGGACAATCCATTCATTATTAAAGCTTATAGAAACCTTGGCAATATTTATAAAACATTAAATGAACCCGATAGTGCCGATAAGTATTATAATTTATCGATTGATTTTGCTAATAAATTCTTCTCAGGGAACAGCTATGACCTCGCCCTTTGTTATCAATATTATGGTATGTTTCTGGAAAAATCGAGAAATAATGATAAATCACAGTGGTATTACGCCAAGGCAGCAGACATCTTCATCCAGTTATTTGGCACCAAGAATAAAGACCTGTCAAAAATATTCCTCCTTCAAAGTGAGTATTTCCTGGCAAAAGCTGATTATAATTCTGCTTTGATTAAGATTCAGGGAGCCTTAACGGCCCTATTGCCTGGATTTGAAGAGTCGGACCCAAGAATTAATCCCAAAATTGAAGATATCGTACTTGACCTTTATTTGCCGAATGCCTTGAGTCTTAAGGCAAAAGCTCTGTATCTGCAGTACCTGCAAAACAAAAACATTAAAGATTTAAATTTAAGTCTGGAAACCATAGACCTGACTCTTGCGGTAATTGAAGAAATACGAAAAACTTATAATGAGGAAGAAAGCCAGATGATCTTAAATAAAGATGCAAGAACCGTCATTGATCTGGGAGTAATGGTTACTTACAGTCTTTATAAAGCAACTGAAGATAAAAAATATTTAGCTGATGCCTTTCATTTCATTGAAAAGGGTCAGGCCATTATTTTGCTTAGCGCCTTGCGAGGGTTGGATGCACAATCGGATACCGATATACCCCATAATGTGCTGGATCTTGAAAATACGCTTTCCCGGGAGCTTGCCACTTACAATGGCTTTCTTTACCAGGAAAGGCAGAAGAAAGTTCCTGACCCGGGAAAGTTGCAATTGTGGAGTGACAAGATATTCAGCCTCAGGCTTTCCCATGACAGCTTATTGTCTTCGTACAAAAAATCATACCCTGAATATTTCAGGCTTAAATATGACTTCACTACGATCTCTGCAGATTCGGCAATAAAAAGTTTACCAACTGATCAAGCCATCATAGAATATCATGTGACAGATTCATTGGTGTTTGGTTTTATTCTTTCAGACGGATTATTATCCGCTGAAATATTAGGCAACAAATCCAGCCTGATCAGGAAGCTTGACAGTCTTCGGCAATTTTTCATCCGGAATGAATATTTCAATGCCGGACAGCAGGAATTCGAAGTTCTCACTACAATTTCTACCAAGCTTTATAATATATTGATCCTTCCGTTTGAAAAGGCAATTCCAGGAAAAAGGTTAATTATCATTCCCGATGGTGAGTTGGGTTATTTGTCGTTTGATCTGCTGTTAAAAGAAAAACCCATAAATAAATCGCAAGGCTACAATGATCTGCCCTGGCTTATCAGGAGTAATCCGATAAGTTACAGTAGTTCATCAACAATTCATTTCGAGCAATCCAGCCAACTTACCCGGAAAGTTACCGGAAAATTGATTGCTTTCGCCCCGTCTTATAATTACACAAGGAACACCAGAAATGCCGGCCTTATTGATTCTGTCATGCTGAAGCTCTCTCCTATCAAAGGGACTAAAGAGGAAATCAATGCTATTTCCGGCCAGTTTCAAACAAAAAAGTTATTTGATCTAAAGGCTACGGAAACCTATTTCAAAGAACATGCCGGGGAATATAGTATTTTGCACCTGGCTATGCACACAATTATTGACAATCAAAACCCATTGTATTCCAAACTTGTTTTTACACTCCCGGAACCTGGTTCTCCGGATGATGGTTACCTCAATACCTATGAACTGTTTGGCCTTCATCTGCCAGGACAACTTGCTGTTTTAAGCGCCTGCAATACAGGCAGCGGAAAACTCGAGCGCGGCGAAGGGATCATCAGCCTGGCCAGGGGATTTTTTTATGCCGGTATCCCAAGTGTGGTAATGACTTTATGGGAGATAGAGGACCATAGCAGCGCAAATCTCATGGCCATGTTTTACGAAAATCTAAAAATCGGCCTGCCAAATGACATCGCTCTTCAGCGGGCCAAGATCGCTTACCTGGAAGGTGCCGGAAAACTGCAGTCACATCCTTATTTCTGGGCAGGTTATGTATGTATCGGCAAAACTGATCCTGTGATATATACAACAACAGCCTGGAAGCCATTACATTTTGTCTTGATAACAGGTGGTATTTTATTATTTTTCACGATCATTTATTTTTTTATTAACAGGCGGGTATATTTTCATATAAAGTGGTATTAA